DNA from Gramella sp. MAR_2010_147:
GATCTCATCTACCGGTCCACTATATAGTTTAACACCTTTCCTAATGATCACCACATGTGAGCAAACTTTCTCCACTTCATCCAGAAGGTGTGAGGCTAAAAGAATGGTGGTTCCTCCAGAGGCTATTTTTCTGATAATTTCCCTGATCTGATGAATTCCCTGTGGATCTAATCCGTTGGTAGGTTCATCCAGAATGAGAATTTCAGGATCATTTAATAGGGCAGAGGCAATGGCCAGTCTTTGCTTCATTCCCAGTGAGAAGGTTTTGAACTTACTGTCTTTTCTATCCAGGAGACCTACAATTTCCAGTTTTTCATGAATTTTGTTTTTACCAGTGCCCTTGATCTTACATACCAAAGCAAGATTTTGTTCGGCGGTCATGTAAGGATAAAAGTTAGGGTGCTCTATGATTGCCCCCACTTTTTTTAAAGCTTCATGGGTAGATAAATTACCATTGAACCATTTAAAATCTCCGGAAGTTTTGTTTACTACATTCAAGACCATACCAAGGGTGGTAGATTTACCACTACCGTTTGGCCCCAGAATGCCATATACATTTCCTTTTTCGATGCTAAAACTTAAACTATCCACGGCGGTAATCCTGCCGAATCTCTTTGTGAGGTTATTTAAACTTAAAATTGTTTCCAAGATTGATGAAGTGTTTAAAATACGACGTCTAAAATAGGATTTTGTTACAGGTTTCCCTATAATAAGCTTAATTTTGAGCAAAACGAGGAAAACTATGGAAGAAAAACTGATGTCAAAGAAGAAGCCTGCATTTCCTATTAATGAGCGCTTCAACAGATATCTAGCTAAGTATAATCGCAATACTAAAATTCCCGTTTTTTATGATGATCTGCTTCGGTTTTCAGGGTCTATCGTAGTGTATGACCAAC
Protein-coding regions in this window:
- a CDS encoding ABC transporter ATP-binding protein codes for the protein METILSLNNLTKRFGRITAVDSLSFSIEKGNVYGILGPNGSGKSTTLGMVLNVVNKTSGDFKWFNGNLSTHEALKKVGAIIEHPNFYPYMTAEQNLALVCKIKGTGKNKIHEKLEIVGLLDRKDSKFKTFSLGMKQRLAIASALLNDPEILILDEPTNGLDPQGIHQIREIIRKIASGGTTILLASHLLDEVEKVCSHVVIIRKGVKLYSGPVDEIINSHGFFELKAADMQKLESLLKEHSKIGKITEKEGTLTAFLDDPMDAEEINRYLFEKGLSLSYLLKRKESLEEQFLQLTNQTTQN